In one window of Mus pahari chromosome 3, PAHARI_EIJ_v1.1, whole genome shotgun sequence DNA:
- the Fam171b gene encoding protein FAM171B isoform X1: MARLCRRVPCALLLGLAAVLLKARLVPAAARAELSRSDLSLIQQQQQQQLQEQKQREEAEEERPEVPGASSTLVAPVSVFMLKVQVNDIISRQYLSQAVVEVFVNYSKTNSTVTRSNGAVLIKVPYQLGLSLTIIAYKDGYVLTSLPWKTGRMPIYSSVTLSLFRQSQANIWLFEDTVLITGKLADAKSQPSVQFSKAFIKLPGNHHISNVTGYLTVLQQFLKVDTFLPAIGVTYKSGLENVELTPHAAVCVKIYSGGKELEVDGSVHVSLPLLHTSNVKVGDRIPAWTFDMNAGVWVHHGWGTVKEHNSHLIWTYDAPHLGYWIAAPSPATIDFGINDDFQDITAYHTVFLTAILGGTIVIIIGFFAVLLCYCRGKCGTPQKRERNITKLEILKRDQTTSTTHINHISSVKAALKAEDKPQLFNAKTSSYSPQRKETTKTEAEERISMVKTRDNFKIYNEDVSFLSVNHNNYSRNPTQSLEPSIGSKQPKHINNNLSPSLGDAQEEKRYLTGTEEVYGRSHISEQLMHIYSQPIAILQTSDLFSMPEQLHAAKSATLPRKGQLVYGQLMEPVNRENFTQTLPKMPMHSHVQAPDAREEDIVLEGQQSLPSQTSDWSRYSNSLLESVSVPGTLNEAVVMTPFSSELQGISEQTLLELSKGKPSPHPRAWFVSLDGKPVAQVRHSFIDLKKGKRTQSNDTSLDSGVDMNEHQSSRKLEREKTFIKSMHQPKILYLEDLDLSSSESGTTVCSPEDPALRHILEGGSGVIIEHPGEESPGRKSTVEDFEANTSPTKKRGRPPPLAKRDSKSNIWKKREERPLMPLN, from the exons TGTCTGTATTTATGCTGAAAGTCCAGGTCAATGACATCATCAGTCGCCAGTATCTGAGTCAAGCAGTTGTGGAGGTGTTTGTTAACTACTCAAAGACGAATTCTACAGTCACGAGAAGCAATGGAGCAGTATTGATAAAAGTGCCCTATCAGTTAGGACTCAGCTTAACCATCATTGCTTACAAAGATGGCTACGTCTTGACATCTCTGCCCTGGAAAACTGGAAGGATGCCAA TATACTCTTCAGTTACACTTTCACTGTTCCGGCAAAGCCAAGCAAATATATGGCTCTTTGAAGACACCGTTTTGATTACAGGAAAATTAGCCG ATGCCAAATCTCAACCAAGTGTTCAGTTTTCAAAAGCCTTCATTAAACTTCCTGGCAACCATCACATCAGCAACGTGACTGGCTATCTAACAGTTCTCCAACAGTTTTTAAAGGTGGACACTTTTCTGCCTGCGATTGGAGTCACTTATAAATCAG GTTTGGAAAACGTTGAGTTGACTCCTCACGCTGCAGTATGTGTGAAAATATACTCTGGAGGAAAAGAATTAGAGGTGGACGGCTCTGTCcatgtttctcttcctcttctacatACAAGTAATGTAAAAGTAGGAGATCGGATACCTGCTTGGACATTTGATATGAACGCAG GTGTTTGGGTGCATCACGGCTGGGGAACAGTCAAGGAGCATAACAGTCACTTGATTTGGACCTATGATGCACCACATTTGGGCTACTGGATAGCAGCTCCATCCCCAGCCACTATAG ATTTCGGCATAAATGATGATTTCCAAGACATCACTGCCTACCACACAGTGTTCCTTACAGCCATATTAGGGGGAACGATTGTCATCATCATTGGTTTTTTTGCTGTACTGCTTTGTTATTGCAG gGGAAAATGTGGAACaccacagaaaagagagagaaatatcacGAAGCTTGAGATCCTCAAGAGAGATCAGACAACGTCAACAACACACATAAATCATATCAGTTCAGTCAAAGCTGCATTAAAAGCTGAAGATAAACCACAGTTGTTTAATGCCAAAACTTCCTCCTACAGTCCCCAGAGAAAGGAAACCACAAAAacggaggcagaagaaagaatttcCATGGTGAAAACTCGGGATAACTTTAAAATCTACAATGAAGATGTTTCCTTTCTGTCAGTCAATCACAATAATTATTCAAGAAACCCAACACAGTCTTTGGAGCCCAGTATAGGGAGCAAACAACCTAAGCATATTAACAACAATCTCTCCCCGTCGCTAGGGGACGCTCAAGAGGAAAAGAGATACCTTACCGGGACCGAAGAGGTCTATGGGCGTTCCCACATTTCAGAGCAGCTCATGCACATCTACAGCCAGCCTATTGCCATCCTTCAGACATCAGACCTTTTCTCCATGCCAGAGCAGTTACATGCCGCTAAGTCTGCCACTTTACCAAGAAAGGGACAATTGGTCTATGGCCAACTGATGGAACCAGTGAACAGAGAGAACTTCACACAAACATTGCCCAAAATGCCGATGCATTCTCACGTCCAGGCCCCAGATGCCAGAGAAGAAGACATTGTACTTGAAGGTCAGCAGAGCTTGCCATCCCAGACCTCAGATTGGAGTCGATATTCCAACAGCTTGTTGGAGTCTGTGTCTGTTCCTGGAACTCTAAATGAAGCAGTTGTGATGACCCCCTTTTCATCGGAACTTCAAGGGATTTCAGAGCAGACCCTCCTGGAGCTGTCCAAAGGCAAGCCCTCTCCGCATCCCAGGGCTTGGTTTGTGTCTCTTGACGGAAAGCCTGTGGCCCAAGTGAGACACTCCTTTATAGACCTGAAAAAAGGCAAGAGAACCCAGAGCAATGATACGAGTCTAGACTCCGGGGTGGATATGAATGAGCATCAGTCAAGCAGAAAGCTGGAGAGGGAGAAAACGTTCATCAAGAGCATGCATCAGCCCAAGATCCTTTACCTGGAAGATTTAGACCTGAGCAGCAGCGAGAGTGGGACCACCGTCTGTTCCCCGGAGGACCCCGCATTGAGGcacatcttagaagggggaagcgGGGTTATTATCGAGCACCCCGGGGAGGAGTCTCCAGGAAGGAAAAGCACTGTGGAAGATTTTGAAGCCAACACATCCCCCACTAAAAAAAGAGGCAGGCCACCGCCACTAGCCAAAAGAGATAGCAAGAGTAACATCTGGAAGAAACGAGAGGAACGCCCACTGATGCCCCTAAACTAA
- the Fam171b gene encoding protein FAM171B isoform X2: MLKVQVNDIISRQYLSQAVVEVFVNYSKTNSTVTRSNGAVLIKVPYQLGLSLTIIAYKDGYVLTSLPWKTGRMPIYSSVTLSLFRQSQANIWLFEDTVLITGKLADAKSQPSVQFSKAFIKLPGNHHISNVTGYLTVLQQFLKVDTFLPAIGVTYKSGLENVELTPHAAVCVKIYSGGKELEVDGSVHVSLPLLHTSNVKVGDRIPAWTFDMNAGVWVHHGWGTVKEHNSHLIWTYDAPHLGYWIAAPSPATIDFGINDDFQDITAYHTVFLTAILGGTIVIIIGFFAVLLCYCRGKCGTPQKRERNITKLEILKRDQTTSTTHINHISSVKAALKAEDKPQLFNAKTSSYSPQRKETTKTEAEERISMVKTRDNFKIYNEDVSFLSVNHNNYSRNPTQSLEPSIGSKQPKHINNNLSPSLGDAQEEKRYLTGTEEVYGRSHISEQLMHIYSQPIAILQTSDLFSMPEQLHAAKSATLPRKGQLVYGQLMEPVNRENFTQTLPKMPMHSHVQAPDAREEDIVLEGQQSLPSQTSDWSRYSNSLLESVSVPGTLNEAVVMTPFSSELQGISEQTLLELSKGKPSPHPRAWFVSLDGKPVAQVRHSFIDLKKGKRTQSNDTSLDSGVDMNEHQSSRKLEREKTFIKSMHQPKILYLEDLDLSSSESGTTVCSPEDPALRHILEGGSGVIIEHPGEESPGRKSTVEDFEANTSPTKKRGRPPPLAKRDSKSNIWKKREERPLMPLN, from the exons ATGCTGAAAGTCCAGGTCAATGACATCATCAGTCGCCAGTATCTGAGTCAAGCAGTTGTGGAGGTGTTTGTTAACTACTCAAAGACGAATTCTACAGTCACGAGAAGCAATGGAGCAGTATTGATAAAAGTGCCCTATCAGTTAGGACTCAGCTTAACCATCATTGCTTACAAAGATGGCTACGTCTTGACATCTCTGCCCTGGAAAACTGGAAGGATGCCAA TATACTCTTCAGTTACACTTTCACTGTTCCGGCAAAGCCAAGCAAATATATGGCTCTTTGAAGACACCGTTTTGATTACAGGAAAATTAGCCG ATGCCAAATCTCAACCAAGTGTTCAGTTTTCAAAAGCCTTCATTAAACTTCCTGGCAACCATCACATCAGCAACGTGACTGGCTATCTAACAGTTCTCCAACAGTTTTTAAAGGTGGACACTTTTCTGCCTGCGATTGGAGTCACTTATAAATCAG GTTTGGAAAACGTTGAGTTGACTCCTCACGCTGCAGTATGTGTGAAAATATACTCTGGAGGAAAAGAATTAGAGGTGGACGGCTCTGTCcatgtttctcttcctcttctacatACAAGTAATGTAAAAGTAGGAGATCGGATACCTGCTTGGACATTTGATATGAACGCAG GTGTTTGGGTGCATCACGGCTGGGGAACAGTCAAGGAGCATAACAGTCACTTGATTTGGACCTATGATGCACCACATTTGGGCTACTGGATAGCAGCTCCATCCCCAGCCACTATAG ATTTCGGCATAAATGATGATTTCCAAGACATCACTGCCTACCACACAGTGTTCCTTACAGCCATATTAGGGGGAACGATTGTCATCATCATTGGTTTTTTTGCTGTACTGCTTTGTTATTGCAG gGGAAAATGTGGAACaccacagaaaagagagagaaatatcacGAAGCTTGAGATCCTCAAGAGAGATCAGACAACGTCAACAACACACATAAATCATATCAGTTCAGTCAAAGCTGCATTAAAAGCTGAAGATAAACCACAGTTGTTTAATGCCAAAACTTCCTCCTACAGTCCCCAGAGAAAGGAAACCACAAAAacggaggcagaagaaagaatttcCATGGTGAAAACTCGGGATAACTTTAAAATCTACAATGAAGATGTTTCCTTTCTGTCAGTCAATCACAATAATTATTCAAGAAACCCAACACAGTCTTTGGAGCCCAGTATAGGGAGCAAACAACCTAAGCATATTAACAACAATCTCTCCCCGTCGCTAGGGGACGCTCAAGAGGAAAAGAGATACCTTACCGGGACCGAAGAGGTCTATGGGCGTTCCCACATTTCAGAGCAGCTCATGCACATCTACAGCCAGCCTATTGCCATCCTTCAGACATCAGACCTTTTCTCCATGCCAGAGCAGTTACATGCCGCTAAGTCTGCCACTTTACCAAGAAAGGGACAATTGGTCTATGGCCAACTGATGGAACCAGTGAACAGAGAGAACTTCACACAAACATTGCCCAAAATGCCGATGCATTCTCACGTCCAGGCCCCAGATGCCAGAGAAGAAGACATTGTACTTGAAGGTCAGCAGAGCTTGCCATCCCAGACCTCAGATTGGAGTCGATATTCCAACAGCTTGTTGGAGTCTGTGTCTGTTCCTGGAACTCTAAATGAAGCAGTTGTGATGACCCCCTTTTCATCGGAACTTCAAGGGATTTCAGAGCAGACCCTCCTGGAGCTGTCCAAAGGCAAGCCCTCTCCGCATCCCAGGGCTTGGTTTGTGTCTCTTGACGGAAAGCCTGTGGCCCAAGTGAGACACTCCTTTATAGACCTGAAAAAAGGCAAGAGAACCCAGAGCAATGATACGAGTCTAGACTCCGGGGTGGATATGAATGAGCATCAGTCAAGCAGAAAGCTGGAGAGGGAGAAAACGTTCATCAAGAGCATGCATCAGCCCAAGATCCTTTACCTGGAAGATTTAGACCTGAGCAGCAGCGAGAGTGGGACCACCGTCTGTTCCCCGGAGGACCCCGCATTGAGGcacatcttagaagggggaagcgGGGTTATTATCGAGCACCCCGGGGAGGAGTCTCCAGGAAGGAAAAGCACTGTGGAAGATTTTGAAGCCAACACATCCCCCACTAAAAAAAGAGGCAGGCCACCGCCACTAGCCAAAAGAGATAGCAAGAGTAACATCTGGAAGAAACGAGAGGAACGCCCACTGATGCCCCTAAACTAA